In the Flavisolibacter tropicus genome, one interval contains:
- a CDS encoding peptidase E has product MKRRSFLKQTALVSAAYPLVQSLESFVPVAKNPVKKLFVTGGAYDLATIKFLASLTGKQNPKICFLPTPVGDSEAHINRWFAAAKLLPIQPFVQKVFITSGEQKTSFEETLLQMDAILVTGGNTLNAITLWKAHGIDNILRKAWEKGIVLSGPSAGAICWFDEGLSDSRPIHLTKVEGLHFLKGSMCPHYHTEKERRPILLDWVEKEKIMPGYALDETAGLYFENETLKRVVAQNATDKAYRLTLKGGKVQEEVMAAELLPGE; this is encoded by the coding sequence ATGAAAAGACGAAGCTTTCTAAAACAAACGGCTTTAGTTTCCGCTGCTTACCCTTTGGTTCAATCTTTGGAATCCTTTGTACCTGTAGCTAAAAATCCTGTGAAAAAACTCTTTGTTACTGGAGGAGCCTATGACTTGGCTACTATAAAATTCCTGGCTTCACTAACAGGTAAGCAAAATCCGAAAATATGTTTCCTGCCTACACCTGTTGGAGATAGTGAAGCTCACATTAACAGATGGTTTGCCGCAGCCAAACTGTTGCCGATCCAACCTTTTGTGCAAAAAGTATTTATTACCAGCGGGGAACAAAAAACTTCATTTGAAGAAACATTACTGCAGATGGATGCCATTTTGGTAACCGGTGGCAATACCCTTAATGCTATTACATTATGGAAGGCGCATGGCATTGACAATATACTGCGAAAAGCCTGGGAAAAAGGAATTGTGCTAAGCGGGCCCAGTGCCGGTGCCATTTGTTGGTTTGATGAAGGCCTTTCCGACTCTCGTCCTATACATTTAACCAAGGTAGAAGGGTTGCATTTTTTAAAAGGCAGTATGTGTCCACACTACCATACTGAAAAAGAACGCAGGCCCATTTTATTAGATTGGGTAGAAAAGGAAAAGATAATGCCTGGCTATGCTTTAGATGAAACAGCCGGACTTTATTTTGAAAACGAAACGCTGAAAAGGGTTGTGGCGCAAAATGCAACTGATAAGGCCTACCGGCTTACACTAAAAGGAGGAAAGGTTCAGGAAGAAGTAATGGCGGCAGAGCTGTTGCCTGGGGAGTAA